One Bosea sp. 685 DNA segment encodes these proteins:
- a CDS encoding LysE family translocator, whose translation MSDTSYLWLFFSLVLGIVIVPGMDMAFVLANSLAGGRRGGFVATGGVIAAGICHVVIGVLGVGIVLQLVPAAFNIMLLLGAAYVAWLGFCLVRNGAALGRVEPAEQRTAWTIFSQGALTNLLNPKAYLFMLAVFPQFLKPEAGRIWLQAAILSLIIALTQALVYGSLAVVAGGGRTALAARPNATVLIGRAVGILLMLVAAVTAFEGWRRP comes from the coding sequence ATGTCCGATACGAGCTATCTCTGGCTGTTTTTCTCGCTCGTTCTCGGCATCGTCATCGTGCCGGGCATGGATATGGCGTTCGTGCTGGCGAATTCGCTGGCCGGGGGGCGTCGCGGCGGATTCGTCGCGACAGGCGGTGTCATCGCAGCGGGAATCTGCCACGTCGTCATCGGCGTGCTCGGCGTTGGCATCGTGCTGCAACTCGTGCCGGCCGCTTTCAACATCATGCTGCTGCTCGGCGCCGCCTATGTTGCCTGGCTGGGCTTTTGTCTGGTCCGGAACGGCGCCGCGCTGGGCAGGGTCGAGCCTGCCGAGCAGCGTACGGCCTGGACGATCTTCAGCCAAGGGGCGCTCACCAACCTTTTGAATCCAAAGGCCTATCTGTTCATGCTCGCAGTGTTCCCGCAGTTCCTGAAGCCCGAGGCTGGGCGGATCTGGCTCCAGGCAGCCATTTTGAGCCTGATCATCGCGCTGACGCAGGCGCTGGTCTATGGTTCGCTGGCTGTCGTGGCCGGTGGAGGGCGCACGGCTCTCGCGGCACGCCCCAATGCGACGGTCCTGATTGGCCGGGCGGTCGGGATTCTGCTGATGCTGGTGGCGGCCGTCACAGCCTTCGAAGGCTGGCGCCGTCCCTGA
- a CDS encoding SH3 domain-containing protein, with protein MSGGSVALAQDTQAGSVTGLPVPRYVSLKSDRVNLREGPSKEHRTRWVYQRAGLPVEIVAEFETWRRVRDADGSEGWVLHSLLSGRRTALVAPWSKAKDETFTLRASADEKSAVVAQLQSGVITNVTSCANAWCRVGIGKVEGYLRQDRLWGVYPNEKID; from the coding sequence ATGAGCGGGGGCTCTGTCGCGCTGGCCCAAGATACGCAGGCTGGGTCGGTCACGGGTTTGCCGGTGCCGCGCTATGTCAGCCTGAAATCGGACCGGGTGAATCTGCGCGAAGGTCCCTCCAAGGAACATCGCACGCGCTGGGTCTATCAGCGCGCCGGCCTGCCGGTCGAGATCGTCGCCGAATTCGAAACCTGGCGGCGCGTGCGCGACGCTGATGGCTCCGAGGGCTGGGTCCTGCACAGCCTGCTGTCGGGCCGCCGCACCGCGCTCGTCGCGCCGTGGTCGAAGGCCAAGGACGAGACCTTCACCTTGCGTGCCTCCGCCGATGAGAAATCGGCCGTGGTGGCGCAGCTTCAGTCAGGCGTCATCACCAATGTCACGAGCTGCGCCAATGCCTGGTGCCGTGTCGGGATCGGCAAGGTCGAGGGCTATCTCCGCCAGGACCGGCTCTGGGGCGTCTACCCCAATGAGAAGATCGACTAG
- a CDS encoding methyl-accepting chemotaxis protein: protein MKSIRVKILGLIGIVAFGAIIALASALVAISSLETMNLRVSRQNDTMLATERLNVAINQLSEDSRLAYMSRNPHEAKLAATAMEKGLGKVDDRLKILLKTIPGTEQSRTEKISKLIEEFVANRVETIRLVQEVSGRAADAWGNGDASRRNRAALMEELATFSQANEETSDAIEAETAAFASKLRIILPVALLLLLGASIAGALAFSRRAIIKPLIDLSGVMQRLTAGDTKVDVPHVARQDEVGAMARAVSVLRESTEKVAAFQEQERESAAARLRAAESMASVVSDVGEVVAAAASGDFSARLEIEHADAQMQKLVAGINEINAVVDSATSEFAAALQAVAGGDLTARIETAYRGKFAELKGAINETVDRLSSTVRTIQTTSADVGLAAREITMGADDLSKRTEEQASSLEETAATTEELAASVKASAQASKQAAAIATEAMQAAQSGGTIATEAVAAMARIESASQKISDIIRVIDDIAFQTNLLALNAAVEAARAGDAGKGFAVVASEVRTLAQRSGAAAKDISGLISSSNQEVGEGVKLVRQAGDALTQILAASQKVAATIAEISAASGEQANGIDEMSQAVAHLDEMTQANAALAEQSAASAGSLSGRIVQLNDLVAAFRTGPEGAAASSASYAPASVRAEPPASRQATRTSPGTASEPERLRKLAEAAFGQTRAATPEKPTQARPVPAPARASAPAKRAVNGRANDAGWEEF, encoded by the coding sequence ATGAAATCAATTCGGGTCAAAATTCTCGGTCTGATCGGCATTGTCGCCTTCGGCGCCATCATCGCACTGGCCAGCGCTCTCGTGGCGATTTCCAGCCTCGAGACGATGAATCTGCGCGTCTCTCGCCAGAATGACACGATGCTGGCGACGGAGCGGCTCAATGTCGCAATCAACCAGCTCAGTGAGGATTCCCGGCTGGCCTATATGTCGCGCAACCCCCATGAGGCGAAGCTCGCCGCCACGGCCATGGAGAAGGGGTTGGGCAAGGTCGACGACCGGCTCAAGATTCTCCTGAAGACCATTCCCGGGACTGAGCAATCGCGGACTGAAAAGATCAGCAAGCTGATCGAGGAATTCGTCGCCAACCGGGTCGAGACGATCCGCCTGGTTCAGGAGGTGTCGGGGCGAGCCGCCGACGCCTGGGGCAATGGCGACGCCAGCCGGCGCAATCGCGCTGCCCTGATGGAGGAATTGGCCACGTTCAGCCAGGCCAATGAGGAAACCAGCGACGCCATCGAGGCCGAGACAGCGGCCTTCGCCTCGAAGCTGCGCATCATCTTGCCTGTCGCCCTGCTTCTACTGCTGGGCGCCTCGATTGCCGGCGCCCTGGCGTTTTCGCGGCGCGCCATCATCAAGCCGCTGATCGATCTCAGCGGGGTGATGCAGCGCCTGACCGCCGGCGACACCAAGGTCGATGTGCCCCATGTCGCACGCCAGGACGAGGTCGGCGCCATGGCGCGCGCCGTCTCGGTGCTGCGCGAAAGTACGGAGAAGGTCGCGGCGTTTCAGGAGCAGGAGCGCGAATCGGCCGCGGCACGGTTGCGGGCGGCGGAATCGATGGCTTCCGTCGTCTCTGATGTCGGCGAGGTTGTCGCGGCTGCGGCGTCGGGCGATTTCTCGGCGCGGCTCGAGATCGAGCATGCCGATGCGCAGATGCAGAAGCTGGTGGCGGGGATCAACGAGATCAATGCGGTGGTTGATTCAGCCACATCCGAATTCGCGGCCGCCCTGCAGGCAGTTGCGGGCGGCGACCTGACCGCCCGGATCGAGACCGCCTATCGCGGCAAGTTCGCCGAGCTCAAGGGCGCGATCAACGAGACGGTCGACCGCCTGTCCTCGACGGTGCGCACGATCCAGACGACCTCGGCGGATGTGGGCTTGGCCGCACGCGAGATCACCATGGGCGCCGATGATCTCTCGAAGCGCACGGAAGAACAGGCGAGCTCGCTGGAGGAAACCGCGGCCACGACCGAGGAGCTCGCAGCCTCGGTGAAAGCCTCGGCCCAGGCCTCGAAGCAGGCAGCCGCGATCGCGACCGAGGCGATGCAGGCGGCCCAAAGCGGCGGCACGATCGCAACTGAAGCCGTGGCTGCAATGGCGCGCATCGAGAGCGCCTCGCAGAAGATCTCCGACATCATCCGGGTGATCGACGACATCGCCTTCCAGACCAATCTGCTGGCGCTGAACGCGGCGGTGGAAGCGGCACGCGCCGGCGATGCCGGCAAGGGCTTTGCTGTCGTGGCCTCGGAAGTGCGCACATTGGCGCAGCGCTCGGGCGCCGCTGCCAAGGACATCTCCGGCCTGATCTCGTCTTCGAACCAGGAGGTCGGCGAGGGCGTCAAGCTGGTGCGCCAGGCCGGCGACGCCCTGACCCAGATCCTGGCCGCCTCGCAAAAGGTCGCGGCCACCATCGCCGAGATCTCGGCGGCGTCTGGCGAGCAGGCCAACGGCATCGACGAGATGAGCCAGGCTGTCGCCCATCTCGACGAGATGACGCAGGCCAATGCCGCACTGGCCGAACAGAGCGCGGCGTCGGCCGGTTCGCTCTCGGGCCGCATCGTCCAGCTCAACGACCTCGTCGCCGCCTTCAGGACGGGGCCTGAGGGCGCAGCTGCCTCATCGGCCAGCTACGCCCCGGCTTCGGTGAGGGCTGAGCCCCCAGCGTCGCGCCAGGCCACCAGGACAAGCCCTGGCACGGCCTCGGAGCCGGAGCGCCTGCGCAAGCTCGCCGAGGCTGCCTTTGGGCAGACCAGGGCGGCGACGCCGGAGAAACCCACCCAGGCCAGGCCCGTTCCCGCCCCGGCGCGCGCCTCCGCACCAGCCAAACGTGCCGTCAACGGCCGCGCCAATGACGCCGGGTGGGAGGAGTTCTGA
- a CDS encoding type II toxin-antitoxin system VapC family toxin: MIYVDASAIVALILDEPEADKIAAIFDAGPPAFTSPIAIYEAVLAIARVRAAPVAVSKIEVRFLLDRLAITIEPVEEAHGDMALTAFDRFGKGRHPASLNMGDCFGYACATLRNAQILFKGNDFNQTDLPSALPSQ; the protein is encoded by the coding sequence ATGATTTACGTCGACGCCTCTGCAATCGTTGCCTTGATCCTCGATGAGCCAGAGGCGGACAAAATCGCAGCGATCTTCGATGCCGGGCCGCCGGCATTCACATCGCCGATCGCGATCTATGAAGCCGTTCTGGCGATAGCCCGTGTGAGAGCGGCTCCTGTTGCGGTCAGCAAAATCGAAGTGCGGTTTCTCTTGGACAGGCTGGCCATCACGATCGAGCCTGTTGAGGAGGCGCATGGCGACATGGCACTGACAGCCTTCGATCGCTTCGGCAAAGGCCGCCACCCGGCCTCTTTGAATATGGGCGATTGCTTCGGTTACGCCTGCGCGACATTACGAAATGCCCAGATTCTGTTTAAGGGCAACGACTTCAATCAAACTGACCTGCCTTCCGCACTTCCCAGCCAGTAA
- a CDS encoding type II toxin-antitoxin system VapB family antitoxin, whose protein sequence is MAFHIRDEKTDRAVRQLAARKGLSLTEAIRGAVERDLADLDRDTRPVRERIKDIQERIAAYPKTGLKADKAFYDWLSGDE, encoded by the coding sequence ATGGCGTTTCATATCCGGGACGAGAAAACGGATCGTGCCGTGCGTCAGCTGGCGGCGCGCAAGGGGCTGAGTCTGACGGAAGCCATTCGCGGCGCCGTCGAGCGGGACTTGGCCGATCTCGATCGAGACACGCGCCCGGTGCGCGAGCGCATCAAGGACATTCAAGAGCGGATTGCGGCCTACCCGAAAACCGGGCTCAAGGCAGACAAGGCCTTTTACGACTGGCTCTCAGGCGACGAATGA
- a CDS encoding HAD family hydrolase, translating to MGFDLIIYDCDGTLIDTETLYGEVSLAACHALGLTQWTLDHYVDQIVGIPWSDGVKIIEAAHGRALPADFETRIEEAVALRLENEVRALPGVREAVAAIGGLRCVASSTSLAPLRRNLGIAGLVDLFDPHIFSASQVARGKPHPDVFLFASDQMGVAPRNCLVIEDSVPGVLAARAAGMTVIGFTGVSHDKQRSAARLSEAGAVQVIDDFGLWPDIVAGLGAPAAA from the coding sequence ATGGGCTTCGATCTGATCATCTATGACTGCGATGGCACGCTCATCGATACCGAGACACTTTATGGCGAGGTCAGCCTCGCTGCCTGCCATGCGCTCGGCCTGACGCAATGGACCCTCGACCATTATGTCGACCAGATCGTCGGCATTCCGTGGTCGGACGGCGTCAAGATCATCGAGGCCGCACATGGCCGCGCGCTGCCGGCCGATTTCGAGACGAGGATCGAGGAGGCCGTCGCGCTGCGGCTCGAAAATGAGGTGCGCGCCCTGCCGGGCGTTCGCGAGGCGGTGGCTGCGATCGGCGGCCTGCGCTGCGTTGCGTCGTCGACGAGCCTGGCCCCGTTGCGGCGCAACCTCGGCATTGCCGGTCTCGTCGACCTGTTCGACCCTCATATCTTCTCGGCTTCGCAGGTCGCCCGCGGCAAGCCCCATCCCGATGTTTTCCTGTTCGCGAGCGATCAGATGGGGGTTGCGCCGCGCAATTGCCTCGTGATCGAGGATTCCGTGCCGGGCGTGCTGGCGGCGCGGGCCGCCGGGATGACCGTCATCGGCTTCACCGGCGTCTCGCACGACAAGCAACGCAGCGCGGCCCGCCTGAGCGAAGCGGGCGCCGTGCAGGTCATCGATGATTTCGGGCTCTGGCCCGATATTGTGGCCGGCCTTGGCGCGCCGGCCGCGGCCTGA
- the fabI gene encoding enoyl-ACP reductase FabI, with amino-acid sequence MLPLMHNKRGLVMGVANQNSIAWGIARTLHAHGAQMAFTYQGDALGKRVKPLADSIGSELVLPCDVEDIATVDATFAALDEAWGGDPERNTLDFVVHAIGFSDKNELKGLYADTSRENFSRTMVISCFSFTEVAKRAAQRMPKGGSMITLTYGGSTRVMPNYNVMGVAKAALEASMRYLAADYGPKGIRVNALSPGPVRTLAGAGISDARAMYSWQRANSPLRKSVSLEEIGGSALYYLSDLSGGVTGDIHHVDAGYNITSMPVLDGLRAADGAAGE; translated from the coding sequence ATGCTCCCCCTCATGCACAACAAGCGCGGCCTCGTCATGGGTGTCGCCAACCAGAACTCGATCGCCTGGGGCATCGCGCGCACCTTGCACGCGCATGGCGCGCAGATGGCCTTCACCTATCAGGGCGATGCGCTCGGCAAGCGGGTCAAGCCGCTGGCGGACAGCATCGGATCGGAGCTCGTCCTGCCCTGCGATGTCGAGGATATCGCGACCGTCGATGCGACCTTCGCCGCGCTCGACGAAGCCTGGGGCGGCGATCCGGAACGCAACACGCTGGACTTCGTCGTCCATGCCATCGGCTTCTCCGACAAGAACGAATTGAAGGGGCTTTATGCCGACACCAGCCGCGAGAATTTCTCGCGCACCATGGTGATCTCCTGCTTTTCCTTCACCGAGGTCGCCAAGCGCGCGGCGCAACGCATGCCCAAGGGCGGCAGCATGATCACGCTGACCTATGGCGGCTCGACACGCGTCATGCCGAACTACAATGTCATGGGCGTCGCCAAGGCGGCGCTGGAGGCCAGCATGCGCTATCTCGCGGCCGATTACGGGCCCAAGGGCATCCGCGTGAACGCGCTCTCGCCCGGACCGGTGAGGACGCTGGCTGGCGCCGGCATTTCGGATGCGCGCGCCATGTATTCCTGGCAGCGCGCCAACTCGCCCTTGCGCAAGTCGGTTTCGCTGGAGGAGATCGGCGGCTCGGCGCTATATTACCTCTCGGATCTCTCCGGTGGTGTGACCGGCGACATCCACCATGTCGATGCCGGCTACAACATCACCTCGATGCCGGTGCTGGACGGCCTGCGCGCCGCCGATGGCGCCGCGGGCGAGTAG
- the fabA gene encoding 3-hydroxyacyl-[acyl-carrier-protein] dehydratase FabA, with amino-acid sequence MERQSSFSYEEILACGRGELFGPGNAQLPLPPMLMVDRIVEISETGGPNGKGLVRAELDVRPDLWFFDCHFKGDPVMPGCLGLDALWQLTGFFLGWLGLPGRGRALGVGEVKFADQVLPSVKQVVYGVEFKRVFKSKLVLGIADGWLEADGKRIYTVSDMRVGLFKPEAAM; translated from the coding sequence ATGGAGCGGCAATCGTCATTCAGCTACGAGGAGATCCTCGCCTGCGGTCGCGGGGAGCTGTTCGGGCCCGGCAATGCGCAATTGCCGCTGCCGCCCATGCTGATGGTCGACCGCATCGTCGAGATCAGCGAAACCGGCGGCCCCAACGGCAAGGGCCTGGTGCGCGCCGAGCTCGATGTGCGCCCCGACCTCTGGTTCTTCGACTGCCATTTCAAGGGCGATCCGGTGATGCCGGGCTGCCTTGGCCTGGATGCGCTCTGGCAGCTTACCGGCTTCTTCCTGGGTTGGCTCGGCCTGCCCGGCCGGGGCCGGGCGCTGGGCGTCGGCGAGGTCAAGTTCGCCGACCAGGTGCTGCCATCCGTCAAGCAGGTGGTCTATGGCGTCGAGTTCAAGCGCGTCTTCAAATCGAAGCTCGTGCTCGGCATCGCTGATGGCTGGCTGGAGGCTGACGGCAAGCGGATCTACACGGTCAGCGACATGCGCGTCGGCCTGTTCAAGCCCGAAGCTGCGATGTGA
- the irrA gene encoding iron response transcriptional regulator IrrA — MTDLISQDQGYGSSARQGCPFHDVRQRLRRVGLRPTRQRVSLGWLLFAKGDRHVSAEMLYEEAMKARVPVSLATVYNTLHQFTQAGLLRELAIDGAKTYFDTDNSEHHHFVVDGENTVIDIPASAVDVAELPEPPAGYEIARVDVVVRLRKIAN; from the coding sequence ATGACCGATCTGATTTCCCAGGACCAGGGCTACGGATCGAGCGCGCGACAAGGCTGCCCGTTCCATGATGTGCGCCAGCGTCTGCGCCGCGTGGGCTTGCGTCCGACCCGCCAGCGCGTCTCGCTGGGCTGGCTCCTGTTCGCCAAGGGCGACCGGCATGTCAGCGCCGAGATGCTCTATGAGGAGGCGATGAAGGCGCGTGTGCCGGTTTCGCTCGCCACCGTCTACAACACGCTGCACCAGTTCACCCAGGCCGGCCTGCTGCGCGAACTCGCGATCGACGGTGCCAAGACCTATTTCGACACCGACAACAGCGAGCACCACCATTTCGTGGTGGATGGCGAGAACACGGTGATCGACATCCCGGCCTCGGCGGTCGACGTCGCCGAATTGCCCGAGCCGCCCGCGGGTTACGAGATCGCCCGGGTCGATGTCGTGGTGCGCCTGCGCAAGATCGCCAACTGA
- a CDS encoding complex I NDUFA9 subunit family protein produces MANDLSPPSQQLVTVFGGSGFVGRHVVRALVKRGYRVRVAVRRPDLAGFLQPLGTVGQIHAVQANLRYPDSVAAAIKGADAVVNLVGILQESGRQSFAGVHANGARAIAQACAALGVPRLVQISAIGASKDSKSSYGRSKAEGEAALLALVPGAVVLRPSIMFGPEDGFFNRFAALARMLPVLPLVGGGETKFQPAFVGDVAEAIARAVDGAVAGGRIYELGGPEVKSFRELVAYICEVTGRKRLLVSLPFPLARLQARLIEIVDMLTLGLLPNELKLTRDQVTLLESDNVVSHAAKAEGRDFAGLGIAPSSVEAVVPSYLWRFRKTGQFDAARAG; encoded by the coding sequence ATGGCGAACGATCTGTCCCCTCCGAGCCAGCAGCTCGTCACGGTCTTCGGTGGTTCGGGTTTCGTCGGGCGCCATGTCGTGCGCGCCCTCGTCAAGCGCGGCTACCGCGTGCGCGTCGCGGTGCGCCGGCCCGATCTCGCCGGCTTCCTGCAGCCGCTCGGCACCGTCGGCCAGATCCACGCGGTGCAGGCCAATCTGCGCTATCCCGATTCTGTCGCGGCCGCGATCAAGGGGGCGGACGCCGTCGTCAACCTGGTCGGCATCCTGCAGGAGAGCGGCCGCCAGAGCTTTGCCGGTGTCCATGCCAATGGTGCACGCGCTATCGCCCAGGCTTGCGCGGCGCTGGGCGTCCCGCGGCTGGTCCAGATTTCGGCGATCGGCGCCAGCAAGGATTCGAAGTCGAGCTATGGCCGCAGCAAGGCCGAGGGCGAGGCTGCGCTCCTTGCACTCGTGCCTGGCGCGGTCGTGCTGCGGCCTTCGATCATGTTCGGACCCGAGGATGGTTTCTTCAACCGCTTCGCCGCGCTCGCCCGGATGCTGCCCGTGCTGCCGCTGGTCGGCGGTGGCGAGACGAAATTCCAGCCGGCCTTCGTCGGCGATGTTGCGGAAGCGATCGCCCGGGCCGTCGATGGTGCGGTCGCTGGCGGGCGCATCTACGAATTGGGTGGCCCCGAGGTGAAGAGCTTCAGGGAGCTCGTCGCCTATATCTGCGAGGTCACCGGCCGCAAGCGCCTGCTGGTCTCGCTGCCATTCCCGCTGGCGCGGCTGCAGGCGCGCCTCATCGAGATCGTCGACATGCTGACGCTCGGGCTCTTGCCGAACGAACTGAAGCTGACCCGTGATCAGGTCACGCTGCTGGAGAGCGACAATGTCGTCTCCCACGCGGCGAAGGCGGAGGGGCGCGATTTCGCCGGGCTCGGCATTGCGCCGAGTTCGGTCGAGGCCGTGGTGCCGTCCTATCTCTGGCGCTTCCGCAAGACCGGTCAGTTCGACGCGGCGCGCGCGGGCTGA
- a CDS encoding DUF3303 domain-containing protein produces MLFMVIEHFDQARVKEVYARFHERGRMAPEGLNYVDSWISADFARCFQIMACDDVTLLQEWVLEWADLARFEIVPLASSKDTAAAVKKHL; encoded by the coding sequence ATGCTCTTCATGGTGATCGAGCATTTCGACCAGGCCCGGGTGAAGGAGGTCTATGCCCGCTTCCACGAGCGCGGCCGCATGGCGCCCGAAGGCCTGAACTATGTCGATAGCTGGATTTCGGCTGACTTCGCCCGCTGCTTCCAGATCATGGCATGCGACGACGTCACGCTGCTGCAGGAATGGGTGCTGGAATGGGCCGATCTCGCCCGCTTCGAGATCGTGCCGCTGGCCTCGTCCAAGGACACCGCAGCGGCGGTGAAGAAGCATCTGTAG
- the fabB gene encoding beta-ketoacyl-ACP synthase I, giving the protein MRRVVVTGMGIVSSIGNNTQEVLSSLHEAKSGISFMPEFAEHGFRSRVGGAPTLDPATVLDRRAMRFHGGGSAWNQVAMEQAILDSGLETPEVSHERTGIIMGSGGPSTRALIDAYDKARESGSSKKVGPFAVPKGMSSTASATLATWFKIKGVNYSISSACATSNHCIGNAYELIQWGKQDVIFAGGCEELDWTLSVLFDAMGAMSSDFNETPSRASRAYDVKRDGFVIAGGAGVVVLEELEHARARGAKIYGEIVGYGATSDGYDMVAPSGEGAVRCMRMALETVKAKVDYINPHGTSTPVGDAKEIEAIREVFGAGEKAPPISATKSLTGHSLGATGVQEAIYSLLMLNNDFICESAHIEELDPAFADMPIVRKRIDNAGLGCVLSNSFGFGGTNATIVMKRLEA; this is encoded by the coding sequence ATGAGACGCGTTGTGGTCACCGGGATGGGCATCGTCTCGTCCATCGGCAACAATACGCAGGAAGTGCTGTCCTCGCTGCACGAGGCCAAATCGGGCATCTCCTTCATGCCCGAGTTCGCCGAGCACGGCTTCCGCAGCCGCGTCGGCGGCGCGCCGACGCTCGACCCGGCGACCGTTCTCGACCGGCGCGCCATGCGCTTCCATGGCGGCGGCTCGGCCTGGAACCAGGTCGCTATGGAGCAGGCGATCCTCGATTCGGGCCTCGAGACGCCTGAGGTCAGCCATGAGCGCACCGGCATCATCATGGGCTCGGGCGGCCCCTCCACGCGCGCGCTGATCGACGCCTATGACAAGGCGCGCGAGAGCGGCTCCTCCAAGAAGGTCGGCCCCTTCGCCGTGCCCAAGGGCATGTCCTCGACCGCCTCGGCCACGCTCGCGACCTGGTTCAAGATCAAGGGCGTGAATTATTCGATCTCCTCGGCCTGCGCGACCTCCAATCACTGCATCGGCAATGCCTATGAATTGATCCAGTGGGGCAAGCAGGACGTCATCTTCGCCGGCGGCTGCGAGGAGCTCGACTGGACCTTGTCCGTGCTCTTCGACGCGATGGGCGCGATGTCGTCGGACTTCAACGAGACGCCGTCGCGCGCCTCGCGCGCCTATGACGTCAAGCGTGACGGTTTCGTCATCGCCGGCGGCGCCGGCGTCGTTGTGCTGGAGGAGCTGGAGCACGCCAGGGCGCGCGGCGCCAAGATCTATGGCGAGATCGTCGGCTATGGCGCGACCTCGGACGGCTACGACATGGTTGCCCCGTCCGGTGAGGGCGCGGTGCGCTGCATGAGGATGGCGCTGGAGACCGTCAAGGCGAAGGTCGACTACATCAACCCGCACGGCACCTCGACCCCGGTCGGTGACGCCAAGGAGATCGAGGCGATCCGCGAGGTTTTCGGCGCCGGCGAGAAGGCCCCGCCGATCTCGGCGACCAAGTCGCTGACCGGCCATTCGCTCGGCGCGACCGGCGTTCAGGAGGCGATCTACTCGCTCTTGATGCTGAACAACGACTTCATCTGCGAGAGCGCCCATATCGAGGAGCTCGACCCCGCCTTCGCCGACATGCCGATCGTGCGCAAGCGCATCGACAATGCAGGCCTCGGCTGCGTGCTGTCGAATTCCTTCGGCTTCGGCGGCACCAACGCCACGATCGTGATGAAGCGGCTGGAGGCGTAA
- a CDS encoding 2-hydroxyacid dehydrogenase: MTKKKPLVVVTRKLPAVVETRMRELFDARLNIDDTPMSQAALVEAVKTADVLVPTVTDRIDAGIIAQAGDQLRLIANFGNGVDNIDVTSAVQRGITVTNTPGVLTDDTADMTIALILAVARRIAEGARVIPDDEWAGWSPTWMLGRRITGKRLGIVGMGRIGQAVARRAAAFGLSIHYHNRRRLDARIEEKLDATYWDSLDQMLARMDIVSVNCPHTPATYHLLSARRLKLMKPDAILVNTARGEIVDETALARMLEAGELAGAGLDVFESEPAVNPRLLRLARQHRIVVLPHMGSATHEGRADMGEKVIVNIKTFMDGHKPPDRVLPSML, from the coding sequence ATGACGAAGAAAAAACCGCTGGTCGTCGTGACACGCAAGCTCCCTGCCGTGGTCGAAACGCGCATGCGCGAGCTGTTCGACGCCCGTCTCAACATCGACGACACCCCGATGAGCCAGGCCGCACTGGTCGAGGCGGTCAAGACCGCCGATGTGCTGGTGCCGACCGTGACCGACCGGATCGATGCCGGAATCATCGCCCAGGCCGGCGACCAGCTCAGGCTGATCGCGAATTTCGGCAACGGCGTCGATAACATCGACGTGACCAGCGCGGTGCAGCGCGGCATCACCGTGACCAACACGCCTGGCGTGCTGACCGACGACACCGCCGATATGACGATCGCGCTGATTCTCGCCGTGGCCCGGCGCATCGCCGAGGGCGCGCGCGTCATCCCCGACGACGAATGGGCCGGCTGGTCGCCGACCTGGATGCTCGGCCGCCGCATCACCGGCAAACGGCTCGGCATCGTCGGCATGGGCCGCATCGGCCAGGCGGTCGCGCGTCGCGCCGCCGCCTTCGGCCTCTCGATCCATTATCACAACCGCCGCCGGCTCGACGCCCGCATCGAGGAGAAGCTCGACGCGACCTATTGGGATTCGCTCGACCAGATGCTGGCGCGGATGGACATCGTCTCGGTCAACTGCCCGCATACGCCGGCGACCTATCACCTGCTCTCGGCCCGCCGATTGAAGCTGATGAAGCCCGACGCGATCCTGGTGAACACGGCGCGCGGCGAGATCGTCGATGAGACCGCGCTCGCGCGCATGCTGGAGGCCGGAGAGCTCGCCGGGGCGGGGCTCGACGTCTTCGAGAGCGAGCCCGCGGTCAATCCGCGCCTGCTCAGGCTCGCCCGCCAGCACCGCATCGTGGTGCTGCCCCATATGGGCTCGGCCACGCATGAGGGCCGCGCCGATATGGGCGAGAAGGTCATCGTTAACATCAAGACCTTCATGGACGGGCACAAGCCGCCGGACCGCGTCCTGCCGAGCATGCTGTGA